In the Populus trichocarpa isolate Nisqually-1 chromosome 1, P.trichocarpa_v4.1, whole genome shotgun sequence genome, TAGTCAATTTCATTAACATCGTTCtggcaatttttgtttttttatttaatcacgAAAAGATTTATTGTTTAGctaaataacttttattttttatattgaattttatatataattgtattttaaatttaatttttataaaatctaaaataacatgttttttattcctgaagatctattttttcatttattttgcatgtaaaaatctattttataatagttttaatcaaaaatatatttttaaaattataactaaaaatatttgtaaaaacttattttttaaaaaattatattcataaaaactatcacaatcCGCCGTTAACTAGCAGCTAATTGGGCAGgaatttaatcctttttttttttaatcttgcttATACAAAAAGTTGTTCTTTTCTACCATAATTTTTAGTAACttgcttatatataaaaaagaatcatgTCTGATAACGTGTGTTCATGTAAAACAATcgaatttttgtatttcttttactttatgGTCAAGCATGAAGATTTATTGTTGctagaagaaaaggaggaggaggagtctAAGCAtcaaatttttgtatttttgttatgtttgggagtgtgattgcaattattttttaaaatgttttttgtaccgaaatatattaaaatgatatttttttatttttaaaaaattatttttaaaatcagcatatcaaaacgatacaaaatattaaaaaaaaataattttttatgaagggtGCCGCGTTCCAATCTAAGTTTTCcctgttttgtattttaactttGATATTGGGATGAATTATAAAATGTAGTTGCTTGagacaatttttgttttttttgttgcagtTGACATATTATGAGACACAACCCCTTAGACTTTCAAAATTAGAAAGTTTGGATTTGTgtgcgtgcgtgtgtgtgtgtgagtgctacatttgtccaaaaaaaattaggaacgCCTGAATAAGGATATCCTCGTCCTATGTCttcaaaaatttagaattttattgtatttctcGTGgaagaatattatttattaaaataatatatttttttaattttaagtttatctatcaacattaaatttattaaatttaaggcttcataatttgtttttaatttactttttataaaattattcaagtctcatgacttggacagtgagtttgacgagttaattcaatttactcaaatttttttttctaattgatttttttttcaattttattttttaatattagttgattgaaaattaagcttaaCTAGATTGAatcgagattttttttctcctttttttaattgttttctttttcaatttcatcctttaatattggattgattgagaattaaacttcgttatttattttagtttgttttctatgaattaTCTCTATCTCATGACTATGATCATAGGTTTAGCAAATTAACCCGGATTGACTTGAGtcagtttttatgttttttttttatcgattttttttaatttcatctttgatCAActttaggttgattgagaattaagtttcataatttatttcagtttgctttctattgtATTATCTATATTTGATGACTTAGGTCGCGGGTTTGGTAAGTTAActcgagtaattttttttttgtcttttttaattgaattcttttgaatttttcattcaacattgagttcattgaaaattgagtttcataatttgttttgattattttctatggggttatcatggtcttataacTTGGTATGTAGATTGACGAGTTAAATCGAGTTGACCCGAGTCGATCCAATATGCTTCTAtcacaatattttataaaaataatatcatcttaaatatttattttaattcaaattatatttttattagtcatcCAGATTACCATTGAACTTGCCAAGATGACCAAGTTACATCACATCTATCATAACacagtttaaatgtttttctattgaaaaaGAGATTAGTAATgtctggatatttttttatattaaaaaaatttaatctgatCAGCGACGTAGAAGAAGTCAATAACCTAGTAAATAACTAGGTTGAAATAACActactcaaaataattttactagAGCCCAGAAAAGATTATCTTATTATTTCCACATAGCGAACACAAGAATTATTTacgctttctttctttgctctCTCTTCTATCTATATTAGTCATGTAGTTCACGCTTCATCGTGGgctaaataattgttttttcaatgccAAAAAGATGGCTGTGCAAGCGTTTACAAAACTATTTTTGGCACCAAGGAAAACTTATAATCATAAACCCAAAATCCTAtgcatgaatttatttaaataaataataaataatttgtaataataaattaaaaaaattgtttactataactaaagactaaattgagaaatagatatatatcagaaaaataaaattttgcaaTATAGGCAACAGACCTAGTTATGATGATGAATAGTTGTTTATTCTCATGTATCCATGACAGCTTTTAAAATCAGATTCATAAAACTTCTTTGCAAAATCACCCCTCATGCTCATTAGCACCGCCTTCACTATTCTTCTCGAAAGCTCTGACATTTTGGCCCCATATTCTTCAACTGTCTCACTGGTGTAAACACAAAGTAACAAGAGTATAATCAGAATATAACAGATTGCAATTTTTGCTTACTTCATGCTTCATTCTCAActgattaaataaatgaaaaaaagagagtcaagTGACAGTCGTGACTATTTATTACCTGAATTCAGGGTTTGAATGGTCAGGGAGAATTGCTGTAGAACTTTGTGCCGAAGTAGTGAAATCTGGTCCGGAAACACGAAGACTTTCGAAGAATGGAGATGCATTAAAAGGAGGGGTGTAGGTTTTTACCCGTGATGATGGACCTACCTTGACTTTGGACTCATAAGGCAGGCTGAAGATATGATTTGAAAGGGAATAGAGTTTCCTGTAAACATCTTTCGAAACTCCACGGTTGGTTATATGGAAGAAATCCCATTCTTTGCAGGCTAGAGAAAGGGAGGAGAGGCAGGATGGATTTAAGGTCCGAGAGATATCAAAAACAGGAAGTTCTATAGAAGTCTGGGATTCATGCATCACGTagagatagataaaaaaaaatcagttggACTTTTCAGTTTGGTTGGTATGTTTAGCATGTAGAGAGACATCAGAACACAGAGAGACGGACCTTCATTTATATGTTCATATACTTATTGAATACCTTAGGCTATGTTCACTTTTCGAGAAATCACTTTTtaaacttgttaaaaaaaaatttagcttggttttcaggaaagtgttttcctagaatatttaggcggaaaacactttccgaaagttgtgaaaaatttagaaatatcatattatttgctgattatatcaaatttggtcctccaacttttgattgctatatatatattttgttttgaatatttatttttcaatttcatctcttaaaatttaatttttatattaactttggtcctcatttttataattgttatttgcttttcccttatcatttttttttgaaattttttatctatcaaatttgctcctcattcttttgattttgattgttacttattttttttgaaataatttatgaaatgttaattattattattttaatttcttcatcttttattttttttattttttagatttgatctctattattttgattattatttattttattttagataatttatgaaattattttttttttcaatttcattctcattcaactttttaatttgtaagatttgttcctcattattttataaacttgagaaaaataaaacattaataagttattttccagctcattttccatgacataaccaaacactggaaaatgttttccaacttattttccattacactaccaaacatcagaaaataattcacttttccagaattcactttccaaatgaaaactactttccagcaaacaaacggggagCAAGGACAAGTTTACAGGGTCAACACCACAGCTTGGTTGTTCTTGGAAGGGAGgttatttcttaaatttgaaTTAGTTCTTAAATTATAATCTGATAGCCAGCAGCGGGTAGGAATGAAGGAGGAGTGCTGGTCATTTGTTCTAcgtcaaattaattttgctaaTTAAGCAAAACTAGTACTTGAGTTTAGATTTCTTACATCAATTCTATGTTCAAAGATAGTGTTGGGCCTGAATCTTTGTTGTGTTGTTGGTTCCATACCAGCTTACCCGTTTAGGTCATACAATTCATTAGAGTGAGGTTTAGCAGCGGTTTTCTCACCAAATGCTGAGACATGAGAGCAGAGTCCCTTGCCAGCAAATGAGACATGAGAGCAGAGTCCATTTAACATTTCCAGCAAGCGCCCAGATTGCCATTTAACCTTTCCATCAAGGGTCTTTTGTTGTTGAATTGTTTGTAGGCTTAAATCACCTCGTTG is a window encoding:
- the LOC112326181 gene encoding gibberellin 20-oxidase-like protein, with the protein product MHESQTSIELPVFDISRTLNPSCLSSLSLACKEWDFFHITNRGVSKDVYRKLYSLSNHIFSLPYESKVKVGPSSRVKTYTPPFNASPFFESLRVSGPDFTTSAQSSTAILPDHSNPEFSETVEEYGAKMSELSRRIVKAVLMSMRGDFAKKFYESDFKSCHGYMRINNYSSS